The following proteins come from a genomic window of Stegostoma tigrinum isolate sSteTig4 chromosome 30, sSteTig4.hap1, whole genome shotgun sequence:
- the uhrf1 gene encoding E3 ubiquitin-protein ligase UHRF1 — protein sequence MWIQVRTMDGRETRHIDGLSKLTPVQELREKIREAFGVEADRQRLFYRGKQMEDAHSLFDYNVGLNDIIQLLIRQVDQVVSKGNMRKEKDAELSDTDSGCGSAQSESDKNSNSGEAAMDLDGQAGTSTQSDLIDPGFGLYKINELIDARDMHMGAWFEAVVVNVTQDESATKTSNEESAHSSKATESKIAAEDVIYHIKYEDYPENGIVQLRSKDIRPRARVVLQWHQLHVGHVVMVNYNPDEPKERGYWYDAEILRKRETRTTKEIYAKILLGDAGDSLNDCRISLVDEVYKIEEPGSNGINGSESPVKRQNGPECKHCKDNPNKDCKQCACHICGGKSDPEKQLLCDECDMAYHTYCLNPPLASIPEVEDWYCPLCKNDANEVVLAGEKLKESKKKAKMASANTACQRDWGKGMACVGRTKECTIVPSNHYGPIPGVPVGTQWKFRVQVSESGVHRPHVAGIHGRSNDGAYSLVLAGGYEDDVDHGSDFTYTGSGGRDLSGNKRTAEQSCDQKLTNMNRALALNCNAPINDKVGADAKDWRAGKSVRVVRSAKGRKHSKYAPEEGNRYDGIYKVVKYWPEKGKSGFLVWRYLLKRDDDEPAPWTKDGKERMKKLGLTMQYPEGYLDSVANKEKENKKRDDDPEPTPSKRKRKSDAGVDRCSSTPSPKGTPKKLKVEAFKLTAEQKKLIKDDQVNKKVWDEALLSLKDGPKFLSKLEEAFLCICCQEVVFQPITTDCQHNVCKSCLQRSFKADVYTCPACRYDIGKNCNLAVNKCLQTLLTQLFPGYGNGR from the exons ATGGAGGATGCCCATTCACTTTTTGACTATAACGTGGGACTTAATGACATCATCCAGCTGCTAATTCGTCAGGTTGATCAAGTTGTATCGAAAGGCAACATGAGAAAGGAAAAAGATGCAGAGCTCTCTGACACAGACTCTGGATGTGGTTCTGCCCAAAGTGAATCAGATAAAAACTCTAATAGTGGTGAAGCTGCTATGGACTTGGATGGTCAGGCAGGAACGTCCACTCAGTCGGATCTCATTGACCCAGGGTTTGGCTTATATAAG ataAATGAATTGATTGATGCTCGAGACATGCATATGGGTGCTTGGTTTGAAGCTGTTGTCGTTAATGTGACACAGGATGAGAGTGCAACTAAAACCAGTAATGAAGAGTCTGCACATTCAAGCAAAGCTACAGAATCAAAGATTGCTGCTGAAGATGTGATTTATCACATTAAATATGAAGA TTATCCAGAAAATGGAATTGTGCAGTTGCGATCGAAAGATATTCGACCGCGAGCGAGGGTGGTCTTGCAGTGGCACCAGCTTCATGTTGGACATGTGGTGATGGTGAACTACAACCCAGATGAACCTAAAGAGCGAGGATACTGGTATGATGCAGAAATTCTGCGGAAGAGGGAAACCAGGACTACAAAAGAGATCTATGCAAAAATTCTTCTGGG GGATGCTGGTGATTCTTTGAATGATTGTAGGATCTCACTGGTGGATGAAGTCTACAAGATTGAGGAACCAGGAAGTAATGGAATCAATGGATCTGAAAGTCCTGTGAAAA GGCAAAATGGACCTGAGTGTAAGCATTGCAAAGATAACCCTAACAAGGACTGCAAGCAATGTGCCTGTCACATATGTGGTGGGAAGAGTGACCCAGAGAAGCAACTGTTGTGTGATGAGTGTGATATGGCCTATCATACCTACTGCCTCAATCCTCCTCTCGCTAGTATTCCAGAAGTTGAAGACTG GTATTGCCCTCTATGCAAGAATGATGCTAATGAAGTTGTGTTAGCTGGTGAGAAGTTGAAAGAGAGCAAAAAGAAGGCTAAGATGGCTTCTGCTAACACTGCCTGCCAGAGAGACTGGGGCAAG GGAATGGCCTGTGTAGGCCGCACTAAAGAATGTACAATTGTTCCTTCTAACCACTATGGGCCTATTCCTGGTGTTCCAGTCGGCACTCAATGGAAATTCAGAGTCCAG GTGAGTGAATCTGGGGTTCACAGGCCGCATGTGGCAGGAATTCATGGCCGAAGTAATGATGGAGCATATTCCCTTGTGCTTGCCGGTGGCTATGAAGATGATGTG GATCATGGCAGTGACTTCACCTATACCGGAAGTGGTGGACGTGACCTTTCTGGAAACAAACGTACAGCAGAACAATCGTGTGATCAGAAACTGACCAATATGAACAG GGCTCTAGCTCTTAACTGTAACGCTCCCATTAATGATAAAGTGGGAGCCGATGCTAAGGATTGGAGAGCTGGAAAATCAGTCAGGGTTGTGAGAAGTGCCAAAGGCCGTAAACACAGCAAGTATGCACCAGAAGAAGGCAACCGTTATGATGGTATTTATAAG GTGGTGAAATACTGGCCTGAGAAGGGAAAATCTGGATTTTTGGTATGGAGATACCTATTGAAAAGAGATGATGATGAACCAGCTCCATGGACCAAAGATGGCAAGGAGAGGATGAAAAAGCTAGGTTTAACTATGCAG TACCCCGAAGGTTACCTTGATTCAGTTGCCAATAAAGAGAAAGAGAATAAAAAGAGAGATGATGATCCTGAGCCAACACCgagcaaaaggaaaagaaaatctgatGCAG GTGTGGACAGGTGTTCATCAACCCCATCACCAAAAGGCACACCCAAAAAGCTGAAGGTGGAAGCATTCAAGTTGACAGCAGAACAGAAAAAACTCATAAAAGATGATCAAGTTAACAAGAAAGTATGGGATGAAGCACTTCTGTCCCTTAAGGATGGTCCA AAATTCCTATCAAAATTGGAGGAAGCATTCTTGTGCATTTGCTGCCAGGAAGTGGTATTCCAGCCAATTACAACAGACTGTCAACACAATGTCTGTAAA AGCTGCTTACAACGTTCCTTCAAGGCCGATGTGTACACCTGTCCTGCTTGCCGCTATGACATTGGCAAAAATTGCAACTTGGCAGTGAACAAATGCCTGCAGACTCTTCTTACCCAACTATTTCCAGGATATGGTAATGGACGGTGA